In a single window of the Chondrocystis sp. NIES-4102 genome:
- a CDS encoding photosystem II stability/assembly factor, with the protein MNSLIQKLKQVAILFAVCIFCISCSQVPSTVTNPWQTLTLPTEAIFADIAFTSNQDHGWLVGTQATLFETFDGGETWKQKSLELGDEKVSLSAVSFDGDEGWIVGQPSILLHTEDGGSSWSRIPLSAKLPGSPLGITALGKSTAEMVTNLGAIYKTTNGGKNWKALVEGAVGVARNIHRSNDGKYVAVSAKGNFYSTWEPGQTEWTPHQRTSSRRLQNMGFNKDGSLWLLARGGQVQFSDAENYEEWDEPIYPEVSTSWGFLDVAYRTDDEIWLAGGSANLLVSPDKGQTWSKDRDVENSPSNFYKIVFLSPQKGFILGERGTLLKYVPTSGTAV; encoded by the coding sequence ATGAACTCATTGATCCAAAAATTAAAACAAGTAGCTATTTTATTTGCAGTTTGTATATTTTGTATTAGCTGTAGTCAAGTACCTTCAACTGTAACTAATCCTTGGCAAACTTTAACATTGCCAACTGAGGCAATTTTTGCTGATATCGCTTTCACTAGTAACCAAGATCACGGCTGGCTAGTTGGCACACAAGCAACTTTATTTGAAACCTTTGATGGTGGAGAAACTTGGAAACAAAAATCTCTAGAATTAGGAGATGAAAAAGTATCCTTGTCTGCCGTTAGTTTTGATGGTGATGAAGGTTGGATTGTGGGGCAGCCTTCAATCCTGTTACACACAGAAGACGGTGGCAGTAGTTGGTCACGGATTCCTTTAAGTGCTAAATTACCAGGCTCTCCCTTGGGAATTACTGCTTTAGGGAAATCAACGGCTGAAATGGTGACAAACTTAGGTGCAATATATAAAACCACTAATGGTGGGAAAAATTGGAAGGCTCTAGTAGAGGGAGCGGTAGGAGTTGCAAGAAATATTCATCGTTCCAATGACGGTAAATATGTAGCAGTTTCAGCTAAAGGTAATTTCTATTCTACTTGGGAACCTGGTCAGACAGAATGGACTCCTCACCAACGGACTTCTTCTCGTCGCTTACAAAACATGGGTTTTAACAAAGATGGTAGTCTTTGGTTATTAGCTCGTGGTGGTCAAGTACAATTTAGTGATGCAGAAAATTACGAAGAGTGGGATGAGCCTATTTATCCTGAAGTGTCCACAAGTTGGGGCTTTTTAGATGTTGCCTATCGTACTGATGATGAAATTTGGTTAGCAGGAGGTAGTGCAAATTTACTAGTAAGTCCAGATAAAGGGCAAACATGGTCAAAAGATCGTGATGTGGAAAATTCCCCCTCAAACTTTTATAAAATAGTTTTTCTTTCACCCCAGAAAGGCTTTATTCTAGGTGAACGAGGAACATTGCTTAAATATGTGCCCACTTCTGGCACGGCTGTTTAA